A region from the Drosophila takahashii strain IR98-3 E-12201 chromosome 2L, DtakHiC1v2, whole genome shotgun sequence genome encodes:
- the LOC138914967 gene encoding knob-associated histidine-rich protein-like produces MASYITEERKLKKDEDDEAPQEATTMASYITEERKLKKDEDDKHHKKQQQQKQQRQKQHHHQQKQHHHQQKHHHHQQKQHHHQQKQHHHQHPHQLIFKFMMSTMICRHPPNNHLRH; encoded by the exons atggcaagcTATATTACAGAAGAgaggaaactaaaaaaagatgAAGACGACGAAGCACCACAAG aagcaacaacaatggcaagcTATATTACAGAAGAgaggaaactaaaaaaagatgAAGACGACAAGCACCACAAG aaacaacaacaacagaaacaacaacgacagaagcaacatcatcatcaacagaagcaacaccatcatcaacagaagcatcatcatcatcaacagaagcaacatcatcatcaacagaagcaacatcatcatcaacacccCCACCAgctaattttcaaatttatgatgAGTACGATGATTTGTCGTCACCCTCCGAACAATCATTTACGCCACTAA